Within the Caldibacillus debilis DSM 16016 genome, the region TATTAACGATGTGTTCCCGATTGTAAAAGATATTAACATAAAAAATAATTCAATTAAAATTACGGGAATCATTTATTCATCTTTTGAGAATTTGGATATAAAAATTGAAAAAGGATTTTTAGTACACAGAAAGTCAGGTTATAGTTATAATTTAGAAAACATATCGTATGACAATGGTGAATTTTCAGTTTGTTGTAATGTTGACAAAGAAGATTATTTTAATTTATCGGGAGTATATGATCTTGAGTTACTATTATCTAGGAATGATGTTAAAAAAACTTTTAAGGTTTTTGTGGATCATCCAAATAGTAATTTATCAAGTTATATAGTAACGCCAATAGAATTTATTTTTGCAAAAAATAAAAAAATAACCGTTAGACCTTATAAGACATTGGAAAATACTGTATCTTTTCTTGTGCATACTATTGATTCAATTCATGAAATTGAAGAAGTGAAAAAAGTTTCAAATGGAATTCGAATAATATGTAAAATTAAATTTACTAATAATTATAACTTAGATTCAGTAAAGTTATCTGGAGAAAAGAGATTCTACAAGATAGATAAGTATATTCAAAAAAACGATATATTAGAAATATTTATTGGTTATGAAGCCTTGTTATTCTTCCTCAATAAAAATAATAATGCTTTGTTAAACTTAACCATTGATTATCAAATAGGAGATAAGAATTACTCCGATTTTTTGATATCTAAAAATAAGACTGATTACTTTTCTGTCTCATATCCAATTTATAATTTTGAGGAACATAATCTTCAATTGCATCCCTTTTACAATAATAAAAGATATCTATTATTAAAAATAGGAAGGAATTTAACTCTTAATGTTGATAAAATAAAGTATAATAAAAAATATTTAGTAATTACTCTGAATTCATCTACGAAGTTGACGACATCTAAGACAGATATTCTATTTGTAAATGAAGAAAATAATTCTTTCGAAAAAGCTACTTTCAAGTTAGTCGAAAGAGAAAATAATAACTACGATTTCGCAATTAAGCTCAAAGATATAAAAAATATAAAATCTGGGAAATATAAAATAATGATAAAAGTTTTGAGCAACTCAGATATTTACCCTATAAATATCATAGATGAATCAATTTTAAATCAATTTGCAAAAATTAATATTAAAATACCCAAAAGCAAGATAGTAATTAATTTATACAATAATAATAAATATCTTGAATTTGAAATAACAGAAGATACAATTAGCATCCCTACATTTAGAGATTATTTAAATAATTTTGTCGCAACAATTTTTTCAAGGATAATTAAACTCTTTTATAAAAAAGAAGTTTGGTTAATAGGGGAAAATTTAGGTCTCATTGCAAGAGATAATGGATTTGCTTTTTTTAAGTATTGTTTTGAAAGACAAATCTCTGAGAAATATTTCTACGTAGCAAAAAAAGATAATTATGATTTAGAAGTCCTAAAAAAGTATAAAAAAAGAGTAATAAATTATGACAGTTTGAAACACTATCTTTTATATCATCTTTCCAACTATCTGATTGTAAGCCATGGAATTCGCGATGTAATACCTTCATTATTTCATTCAAAAATGAGTAAAAATGAGAAAGATGTAATATATTTACAACATGGGATTATTGCTATGAAAAAGTTGTTTTTTAATTCTAGATCGTATAATGGAAAAATTAAGAAGTTTGTGGTTTCCTCTGAACAAGAAAAAGATATTTTAGTAAATCATATGAACTTTAGAGAAGATCAAGTTATGATTACTGGATTACCAAGATATGATTATTTGTATCCGATTAAAAATGAAAATAAAGAAATTCTGTTAATGCCTACTTGGAGAGAATGGATTATTAAATCAAAAGATGATTTTTTGAATTCAATCTTCTATAAAACTTATTTAGATTTAATTAATAATGATGAATTAAATGCCCTTTTAGAAAAGAACAATATTACACTTAACTTTCTTTTACATGTAGAAATGCTTAATTACTCTCAATATTTCTTTTCCAATAGTAAATTTATAAAAATATTAAATCCCAATAGTGTGAACATCTCTAATTTGATTAAAAGTTCCAAAATGTTAATTACTGATTATTCAAGTGTTGCATTTGATTTTGCATATTTGAGAAAACCTATAATATTTTTTCACTTTGATTTAGAAGATTATTTGAAGCATAGAGGTTCATATGTTAATCTTGTTGAAGATTTACCGGGATATAGTAGTAATTCAATTGAGGAGATTATTGCCGTCTTAAAAAGATATATCGATAATGATTTTAGTTTAGAAACAAATATGGTCTTTAGATCAAAAA harbors:
- a CDS encoding CDP-glycerol glycerophosphotransferase family protein, which produces MKLIPKLISFEKDKENIFVKILLCNTDDINLSAKHFQSLVFSNCECQLFFPLHQMENNILVFLIDSIGIQKIIDSGLVWRLQLEINADDDLFLINVEKAAVEKYIDSIEINTMNDEKAVINVYYQNDKNMNIITTFIKNDINLIEVIDNFECKNDILTLGGKFIKAIDREYLLFAVPIYNKADNNIKSFKFIVNQDNFVISIPINQLLVSSEYLMMMGFAKNKRYYIANLPLNKFEKGHYFVYQNNAEAIFLKVQELDINDVFPIVKDINIKNNSIKITGIIYSSFENLDIKIEKGFLVHRKSGYSYNLENISYDNGEFSVCCNVDKEDYFNLSGVYDLELLLSRNDVKKTFKVFVDHPNSNLSSYIVTPIEFIFAKNKKITVRPYKTLENTVSFLVHTIDSIHEIEEVKKVSNGIRIICKIKFTNNYNLDSVKLSGEKRFYKIDKYIQKNDILEIFIGYEALLFFLNKNNNALLNLTIDYQIGDKNYSDFLISKNKTDYFSVSYPIYNFEEHNLQLHPFYNNKRYLLLKIGRNLTLNVDKIKYNKKYLVITLNSSTKLTTSKTDILFVNEENNSFEKATFKLVERENNNYDFAIKLKDIKNIKSGKYKIMIKVLSNSDIYPINIIDESILNQFAKINIKIPKSKIVINLYNNNKYLEFEITEDTISIPTFRDYLNNFVATIFSRIIKLFYKKEVWLIGENLGLIARDNGFAFFKYCFERQISEKYFYVAKKDNYDLEVLKKYKKRVINYDSLKHYLLYHLSNYLIVSHGIRDVIPSLFHSKMSKNEKDVIYLQHGIIAMKKLFFNSRSYNGKIKKFVVSSEQEKDILVNHMNFREDQVMITGLPRYDYLYPIKNENKEILLMPTWREWIIKSKDDFLNSIFYKTYLDLINNDELNALLEKNNITLNFLLHVEMLNYSQYFFSNSKFIKILNPNSVNISNLIKSSKMLITDYSSVAFDFAYLRKPIIFFHFDLEDYLKHRGSYVNLVEDLPGYSSNSIEEIIAVLKRYIDNDFSLETNMVFRSKKFFDYMDRRNSERIYNEIKKLR